A window of Vigna unguiculata cultivar IT97K-499-35 chromosome 4, ASM411807v1, whole genome shotgun sequence contains these coding sequences:
- the LOC114181705 gene encoding ribulose bisphosphate carboxylase small chain 1, chloroplastic-like: MASSMISSPAVTTVNRAGAGAGMVAPFTGLKSLGGFPTRKTNNDITSVANNGGRVQCMQVWPTTGKKKFETLSYLPDLTEEQLLKEIDYLLRNGWIPCLEFTLQDPFPYREQNRSPGYYDGRYWTMWKLPMFGCTDATQVLQEVVEARTAHPNGFVRIIGFDNVRQVQCISFIAYKAPGF, encoded by the exons ATGGCTTCCTCAATGATCTCCTCCCCAGCTGTTACGACCGTTAACCGTGCTGGTGCCGGTGCCGGCATGGTGGCTCCGTTCACTGGCCTGAAGTCCTTGGGTGGGTTCCCAACGAGGAAGACGAACAATGACATTACTTCGGTTGCAAACAACGGTGGAAGAGTGCAATGCATGCAG GTGTGGCCAACAACTGGGAAGAAGAAGTTCGAGACTCTGTCGTACCTTCCAGACCTGACTGAAGAACAACTGCTTAAGGAGATAGATTACCTTCTTAGGAATGGATGGATCCCTTGCTTGGAATTTACATTGCAG GACCCATTCCCATACCGTGAGCAAAACAGGTCACCTGGATACTATGATGGAAGGTACTGGACCATGTGGAAGCTGCCTATGTTTGGGTGCACTGATGCTACTCAGGTGTTGCAGGAGGTTGTAGAGGCCAGGACTGCTCACCCCAACGGCTTCGTCCGTATCATTGGATTCGACAACGTTCGTCAAGTCCAGTGCATCAGTTTCATTGCCTACAAGGCCCCTGGCTTCTAA